In the genome of Arvicola amphibius chromosome 2, mArvAmp1.2, whole genome shotgun sequence, the window TTCTAGGAGCTACAAAGGTCTCATTCTGTGTCCAGCCTGTCTCCCATCTGGCTCCTCATGGGTGGACAAGCACGCTGCCTCAATTCtggctgcacaaacacaatggcTTTGAGCCCCTTGGAATGGCTGGTCTTGGTGGCTAACTCTGCCATAGCTGGAAACAACTAAAGCCCAAGATTCTGGGCGCTCTTGGGAGTCAGATTATTTGCAGCGGGAAGTCTTCCGGTGCAGCCCACGTGAATGGACTCCCCAGCAGGAGGCTCTCCTTTGGCCACTCTCAGGAGCATGTTCATCAGGACTGTTGCTACAGCCAGCGTGAAATCAACTTCCTCAGGATTCCGGTGCAAACTGCAGAGATCAGTAGCTTTCCAGGAACCCCCAAGACTCCAGGGTCCAATGGGGACTACTGAGACACACTTAGTTCCGAGGTCAGAACAACTGCCAGAGAACTGGCCTGTTGGCTGTGGGACAGTCACTGTTGGGCCACCCGGCCTGTAGTCTTTGGTAGTGTGATCGCTCAGCTTGTGCTttggctgcctgctgccctgctgtCCCTGTCACGATGGACTCAAGTTCCTGGAACCAGGATGGAGTCCTTGAGAAACCTTTTCTTCTAATGATGTGCTGGACGAAGAACTTCCATCACAAGAGGAAACTGTTAACAGAAGAAAAGGTTCACCAGGAACATGCTTACCTGCTAGCAAGATCCCATTTCTCCACAACACCCCcatctattctttttgtttttcaagacagggttgagGGTTTGGGGAGCTGGGTCTGAGAAGAGTGCgcgagggaggaggagggagtgtgGGGAGGCAGGCTCGCAGAGGACTGCTCCCCACAGGTAGGGCCTCCAGTGCAAGCGCCTTTCGCCATGCCTCGGAAAATTGAGGAAATCAAGGACTTCCTGCTCACGGCCCGGCGGAAGGATGCCAAATCTGTTAAGAtcaagaagaacaagaagccgggcggtggtggctcacgcctttaatcccagcactcgggaggcagaggcaggcggatctctgtgagttcgaggccagcctggtctacaagagctagttccaggacaggctctaaaaaagctgcagagaaaccctgtctcgaaaaaccaaaataaaaaaaaaaaaaggaaaaaagaagaacaaggaTAATGTGAAGTTCAAGGTTTGCTGCAGCTGGTACCTTTACACCTTGGTcatcacagaaaaggagaaagccgAAAAGTTGAAACAGTCCCTGCCCCCTGGCTTGGCAGTAAAGGAGCTGAAATGAAGCAGACCTCTGTGTTTGActattaaaaactcaaaaaaaaaaaaaaagggcagggtttattctgtgtagctctggctgttcagaaattcactctgtagataaggctagcctcaaactcacagagattcacctacctctgcctcccgggtgccaggattaaaggtgtgctccaccaccgcccagcccagccCACTTTTATTTACCAAATTAGTCAAACATATTCTAGGGACAAAATCACTCTGCTATTGAGAAAAATATTAGACGTTTTTGTAAACTGATTCTGTTTCTCATAGGCTTGctgtaattgatttttaaaataatgggtCATTGGTTGTGctgagacagggtatcattgTGTATCCCAGGAGCTCGTGATGTTACACCTTAGACTCAGACTCagcaatctccctgcctcagacCCCCGAGTGTTAATTTTGCAAGAATGCGTATTGTAAGAGGTACTTTGCTCTGTTGGGTTTTATATGTAGTTGGTCATAGTATTATAGGGGGTgacattttcacttttctttccatttaatcaTTAAACCCATCCTTTCCCACTTAGCTTACCACACTCGCTGGGGGCTTTACTGCTAGGTCAGACAGAAGCAGCAGTAACACATTTGTGTATCATTCCTAATCTTGAGGGGAATgcacttccttttcctttacaagagAACTAGCAGCTAAACCAGGAGCGGTGGCTCCGGTGTTAAagtccagcattcaggaggctaaaACAAGAGAAGTattgtgagtttgaaggcagcctgggctgttTTGACTCCATCCCAAAACACAATTGCTACAGGTTTTTGGTACCAATGTAAGGAATTTCTCTTTCGTGACTTGTATTTTTACTacttttgattatatatatatatatgtgtgtgtgtgtgtgtgtgtgtgtgtgtgtgtgtatgtgtgtgtctgtctgtctgtctgtctgtgtggttatttttaaattttatgtgtgtatatttttaattttatgaatgtgtgtatgtgtacccatggaggccagaagagggcactgaacctcccagagctggagttagccaactcagatcctctgcaaaagcagtattcGCTCTtcactgctgggccatctcttaaACTCAGAAGCgttcttttctgttcttgtgtTTGAGGCCCTTCAGACTACACAGTGGGGCTTTATGTGGATACTCAAACTTTATTCCTTCCCATCCTGGTGAGCAAACCAAGGCGCTGTTTGGATTGGTTCTGGGGAAGGCTCCCTCCCAGGTTCCCAGGCAGCACCTTCTCTTTGTCCTTATGTGGGAAAGGAACTCTGATCTTTCAGTCCCACGGAGGAGGCGTCCAGCTCCTGAACTCCATCACACTGAGGGTTAGGGTTCAATGTCTGAATTTGGAGTGGGGCTGTGACGGGGGCACACATTCAGTCTACAGCATTTGGTACTGCTGAATTTTTAATCAAAGACTCTCCAGAGTTGCAGGATTTTGCTAAATGGCTTATCTGCATTTACTGCAATAATACATGCCCTtcctctttattcattttttaaatttatttattatgtatatagtgttctgggcaccagatctcattatagatggatgtgagccttcacgtggttgctgggaattgaactcaggacctccggaacagcagtcagttctcttaacctctgaaccatctctccagccctcctctttattctctatgATTATGCAGAACCTTGCTTTGTCCTCTTGTGTCCCTTCCTTGCATTGGTGGGGAAACCGTACCTGGTTTTTATACACTGGCCGAGCAGCCCCTGTTTTCAGCCTGCCTGTCATGCCGGAATCTCCTCTAGAGCACTGTCGTTCGTGGGCCAGAGCCCCCACTGGTGTTTAAGCTTCTGCTCACTTCACAGTGTCCCCTTAAAAAGGCTTGTCAGACCGAGTCGGAGTCCAGCTCGGCTGATGTGCCTTCTCAGCTCTCATGACCTCTGGTCCCCTCCAGCTGTTTTCTGCCTCTGAGGAAACTGGGTCATTTGCCTGGAGTTGCCCTGGGTGACATCTCTGGTGACGTTTTCTGCTCTCCTGTCTTTCTACAAGTGGGTCATCAAGTCTGGGCTCCGGATCAGATTTTGTTCAAGTATCAACAACCCCGAAGATGTTTTGGTTACATCGTTCTTTCGTCTGTGTTGTGTCTGTTGTTTCTCCCGTTTTATTGTACATTCCTCTCGCCCGGATTTCTTTCTCCCCCGCCCCTTTTTGGGTCAGACCTGTCAGAatgttattttattaatcttttagaAGAACTAATTTTTGATtgattgtcttttttaaaaaatttgtttccattttctttctctacttcattGGTTTTTAAtcactatattattattattgttgttgttgttgagacagagttcctctgtgtagccctggctgtcctggaacttgctctgtagaccaggctggcctggagctgagttctgcctgcctctccctcatgAATGTTGGTATTATTGCTATTAAATGagcaccaccactacctagctttgtttattatttttccttcttggtATTTTGCTCATTTGCCCCCTTGCTCTTGTCTTACTTTCTCAAACTCACGCTGAGCGCGATCTCTGAAGTTATAGACGTCCGGCTCCCCATTGGTCTTTAAGTTCTAGCAATTCGGAATCACATCTGTTTTGTGTGATATGCATCCATTTGGTGGCTGCTCTAAACACATAGTGATTTGCTGCATGTTGTCAcctccttctttgtcttcttttctgcttttcttaaatGTGTTACTCTACCATTTTGTTTCCAACTATATATACTATTAACTAACTGTTTACTCTGCATTTCTCACTCTGGCATTTGTTCTAAGGAAACAACCCACATTGATCTCTGGGAACTAGTTGGGTGCTCTTTAGTAGCTTGGTATATGGCTTACAAAtgcagcatttgtgtgtgtgtgtgtgtatgtgtatgtatgcatgcacatgcatgtgtgctcgCACATATGTGTGTCATGTCTCTGTGAGTACCTGTAAAGTCCAAGAGAGACCATTTGGTCCTCTGGTTCTGTTGTTAGCAATTGTGAACCGCACGCGgcggtgctgggaaccagacccaaGTGCTCTGAGAGCATCCAGGGCTCCTAAGTGCTGAGCTCGCTCCAGGCCCTGATCTGTGTGCCCTTTCTGTGTGCACTTGAAGACTATGTTAGGCACCGAgctagagaaagagagggggaagggacaAACCCTGAGGCAGAGTGACTGTGGCTATATTCTGGAATGTTAACAAGTTATTTCTGAGTTTCTTAATGATGGGATTCCaggtaatttattatttttttcttttattgaagatAGATTCTTTtatcacataatatatcctgattgccatttcccttccctcttttcctcctctggatctgcttcctttctgttattagaaaagaacagacgtctaagagataataataaaatataacaaaataaaatatattaagatgaaACAAAACTTACTGTATTTTTTGAAAGCAGTAGTGTTTTTTGTTGTATGtccttgtgtgtggtgtgtatgtgttcacatgtgtgggtaCATGGTTTAGACATGTGCTGGAGTGTTTATACAGGCACTTGTGGAGGCCCCGGATTGATGTTGGGTAACCTGGAGTTTACTGGTTCCGCTAAACTGGATTACCAGCtccaagatcctcctgtctccactccccaacACTGGGCTTACATACACTTGCTACagtgcctgacttttttttaatgggcttggggatttgaactcaggtcctcatgtttaatggcaagcactttacccactgagccatctccccaatctTCATTTACCTATGTTTACAAACAATCTTGAGGATTATCTCAGAGATTTTGAAAGAGGAATGATTTGGACCAGGGCTAACACACACCGTGGCAGACCACCCTGGTGGCTGACTTAGTCCAGTTTTTGTGTTGTAATGAAACACCGGAGTCTGGATACCTTATACAGAAAAAGGCTTATTTCACACACAGTTCTGGTGGCTAGACTGAGTGCCCACACCTGCCAAGGGGCTCTGCTGGGTCACAGTGTGGCAATGACACCATGAGGAGCATGTACAAAGGATCAGGTGGGCAAGGCGGAAGTAAGGGGCCGGGAGGAGCTGAGCATGCTCTTTTCTGCCAGTCCTCCAGCCCAGGGGGCAGCAATCTCTGCTGGAGGTGCGTCTCCAACTGTCTAATCCACCTCGCCCTTGAAACGCCGCcattttctgtgttatttcatCGGGGAGGGACCAAGCTTCTAACATACGACCTTTGCCCATTTCTAAAGCGTGGCACTTGCCATCCTGAGCGATAAAAATGACAGTGTTTGAGCGACCTAGCTTGAATCTCTACCTCTCTTCTGTTGCTTGTAAGCTTCAGTTGCTGCTGGAGTATTCACCTGAAAATCGGGGAATTCTGGGATGTGGTCCGGCTGCTGGGTGCCAGCCGACAGGACCGCTCACAAAGGCGGCTTCAGGCTCAGTGCATGGGGCTGTCCAAGCCTGAGCAGGTGGGGAATGAGACTTTCCCTGTTGTGTGCTCAGGAGCGGAGGAGGCCTCTCGCAGCCTTCGTTGAGCAATAACAACCACGACTCTCACTCCACGCTCAGTTTTCAGGGCTGAGGGACCATTTccagggcaagcaggcaagaaACACAGAGTGtcgaaataaatagaaaatttgaaTCCCCTGCAGTTCCTGGACCTGGGGTCTTCTAAGGGACAAATATCTATTGTGTTTTATTCAATGTTTTTCATCTTAATAAGCGCTAGGAAATGCCAGAACCATTTGCAGCTTCCTGCTAACCCTGGGGACTGGGAAGGCAGGCACGTGGGACCTCTGGATAGTTCTGTTTCCCCACTGCTCAGCGATGCTCGGAATGGTTTTGCCCTGAGGCTGCAGATTCGTCTGCTAGACCAACTCTACCATCTACCATACAGGGCCCGACTTCCAGCAGGACCAGCGACTCCTTCCTTGGAAGTGGTCTACACATTTCTAAGCCCCAGTGTTGCCTGGAGGGCATTTGTCCGTAGGCCACAgaatgaaaatattgaaaaagtGCCCCTTTTTATTCAATTCGTATATATTGCACACGAGGTGAATGAGGTTGCTGCAGAAACAACTGGATGCAAGGAATGTGACCGTGAAGAGATcaggttaaatctggttttgagCCTTCCTCACCAAGACAGAAGATAGGTTCAACACGTTATTCATGACAGAGTAGGAACCCCCGAGAAATGACATAGGCCAGAGGCATTTGAGAAAGGGGCTCCAGTCCAGAGTCTTTTACGGCTCCACAGCTTTCCAAACACGGATGTCGGAGAGCTCGCCATGCCTGACAGCCTTGGCGTCCCATCCTGTTGGACTTATCAGGAGTTGGTACCCACCCCATCTGCAACACTTGGCCCAGAGATGTGGAGAGATGGCGCCCCTGAAGGCAGCCCTCAACACTGCCTAAGGCAAATGTTACCAGTGTCACCCTTGTGAGCCTCGGTAACTTTGTCTCAGAGGCTCCCTCCAGTGGCCTCTAGTGGACACTGCATCATTGTCCCTGGTCCCTTACAACCGGTGTTGCTGAGTTCCTGGAAGGCAGGAGACGGTCCTAGTCTTAGATATTACTAGATGAGATTTTTTCATTTAGATTCCTAAAACAAATAGACTAAGTTAAAGTCATGGGTATTTTCTAAGGTTAGACAATAGTTGAAGGGAAGAGGGatgaagagagaaaatggaggaaagaagaaCCGAAAAtagggagggaacggggaggagggCAAAGCGGAGGAGAGATACAGCTATAGACGGCCGATATCCTtttagagcagcggttctcaactttCTGATGCTTccgccctttaatacagttcctcatgctgtggtgaccccaatcataaagttatttttctggctacttcataactgtaattttgttactgttatgaatcgtaacgcaaatatttgtgttttctcatggccttaggtgacccctgtgaaaaggtggCTGAACGCCAAAGGGGTCTCATCTCGGCCCATAGAtcgagaaccactgttttagagggagcagcaggaagcagggTGTTGGTGGGTGTGTTCGGTCCACCCACTCCGGTTAAGCTCCTCTGTCACCGTGTGTAGGTGGACTGCTGTTGCCGTGTGCC includes:
- the LOC119808342 gene encoding 60S ribosomal protein L38-like, with protein sequence MPRKIEEIKDFLLTARRKDAKSVKIKKNKKPGGKKKNKDNVKFKVCCSWYLYTLVITEKEKAEKLKQSLPPGLAVKELK